A genomic segment from Aegilops tauschii subsp. strangulata cultivar AL8/78 chromosome 1, Aet v6.0, whole genome shotgun sequence encodes:
- the LOC109746118 gene encoding protein ROS1C isoform X2: MNQENAPGNTPLLPQGAMAWQNLAATAVAMSGAAEQDSGSSVWPPHNLPAPMLTGRPLPHTSTLVPALPGIAGDSEDDASIQFAPRDFLSLGRDSDFAANDMAIDPSIVLAVPVNCTSEHPPIHLQANGSDAEALRIGIQADDSQQSSSSSAAGVTDQNMQTYQQTREKLKTQSQLNDHTPLSAAAATAFKENEDAPAGKVNPRRKKHRAKVIREDKQTKKQKPAVTTPEGKPPNQKAKRSYVRKKRNLSSLENCSGPVSDQSVSRGAEDAARSRAASVRRRLQSELCEQGVLRGKSSAGNSGHHVEEKLIHAKSSFCSTATVSIAQGAHGLHVDMENSPGGLAFGMIHEMNKLLDEYIHLPEMATNCTQEVSPATSGCFSREPTRTQDSVGSTHGLDAARIGVTILEGNNKDLEVNDSNNAGLSMRRSATSVPETTSTESQMTKVSRVEKKKHQQRRESKSSLAGSRDSIILRTAAQMLGFCQAGGIKKKRTVRVRRISYVPIMNVEMNRAKVLPRLSQSCLEALYGRPSFKPFTKKRSRRVRRHYGRSEGIFQPPNNRKFYHDIYYEATGKRSQNLRYTSTPYMDFHRRVASGLKYLDLNTEPVHTNEMYPSLTTSAVVPFGATGSLSNSLVPFGSQMIFPHEWPLDLVKKQRPRAKVDLDFETTRVWNLLMRKATDEPVDGNDVEKERWWQQERKVFQGRANSFVERMRLVQGDRHFSPWKGSVVDSVVGVFLTQNVSDHLSSSAYMSLAASFPPRTVNSNCKDGIISQGDEEIISTVAVGGVRIFDSFDNGARPDLRENFEELSITNDKIHVETKNNASAYELTKGENYSFYSNEANEDLCDHQETEVNPKAQQFPDFSIELITSERSSRAIQFQKDMSSSQSVIISETILESQLSSSGDNPSPNSSVGSVGGAASQQLGSNFDSLAGNDASTKELECQRIKTTTVNDDGASQHGIPSTFEASDFQEHESLSITGGTIAETANTVDESTVKSSFPSYNGGPDKEARPKKTGTTRKEKTENFDWDKLRRQACADGHMKERKSERRDSVDWEAVRCADVRAISSAIRGRGINNVLAERIQEFLNRMVRDHGTIDLEWLRDTPPDSAKDYLLSIRGLGLKSVECVRLLTLHQLAFPVDTNVGRICVRLGWVPIQPLPESLQLHLLELYPVLETVQKYLWPRLCKLDQKTLYELHYHMITFGKVFCTKTKPNCNACPMRGECRHFASAFASARLALPAPQEKSLVNPSNQFSFQSGSMPTPNSTVFPQIDESTWGKVFHTNNSEPIIEEPVSPAREELPESLETDIEDYDPDEIPLIKLNMEAFAHNLENCIKESNMDLQSDDIEKALVAISTEAASIPVPKLKNVSRLRTEHYVYEIPDSHSLVQQLGLNQREDGDPSPYLLTIWMQDDINEMIKAPKPCSDFRREDGFCNNEKCQHCVLERENQSRYVRATILVPCRTGTKGTFPLNGTYFQVNEVFADHKSSYDPIYVVRKDLWPLERRMVYFGTSVPSIFKGLTTEEIQQCFWKGFVCVRGFERETGAPRPLCQHLHVAASKVPRRRNTAAAAAEQNSDPAKASAHGTGSS; encoded by the exons ATGAACCAAGAAAACGCTCCTGGCAACACGCCATTGCTCCCGCAGGGCGCCATGGCCTGGCAAAATCTTGCTGCCACAGCCGTAGCGATGAGCGGCGCCGCCGAGCAAGACAGTGGCTCCTCCGTCTGGCCGCCCCATAACCTGCCTGCACCAATGCTGACCGGAAGGCCACTACCTCATACGTCCACTCTAGTTCCTGCCCTGCCCGGCATCGCAGGAG ATTCTGAAGATGATGCTTCTATTCAGTTTGCTCCAAGGGATTTCTTGTCACTTGGAAGGGACTCGGATTTTGCTGCCAATGATATGGCCATAGATCCTTCAATAGTACTAGCAGTTCCAGTTAATTGCACTTCTGAACATCCACCAATACATCTTCAGGCAAATGGTTCAGATGCAGAAGCACTCAGAATTGGAATCCAAGCAGATGATAGTCAACAatcgtcatcatcatcagcaGCAG GTGTAACTGATCAGAACATGCAAACTTATCAGCAGACACGAGAAAAGCTCAAGACACAAAGCCAACTGAATGATCACACACCTctgtcagcagcagcagcaactgCATTCAAGGAAAATGAGGATGCCCCTGCAGGAAAAGTGAATCCCCGGAGGAAGAAACATAGAGCCAAGGTAATACGTGAAGACAAGCAAACCAAGAAGCAAAAGCCTGCTGTTACAACACCAGAAGGAAAACCACCAAATCAGAAAGCCAAGAGAAGTTATGTCCGGAAGAAAAGAAATCTCAGCTCTCTGGAGAATTGCTCGGGACCTGTTAGTGACCAATCAGTCTCTAGGGGAGCAGAAGATGCTGCTAGAAGCAGAGCTGCATCAGTCCGAAGAAGGTTGCAGTCCGAACTTTGTGAACAGGGAGTGCTGAGAGGCAAATCATCAGCTGGCAACTCAGGCCACCACGTTGAGGAAAAACTCATTCATGCTAAAAGCTCTTTCTGTTCGACCGCCACTGTATCAATTGCGCAGGGTGCACATGGACTGCACGTGGACATGGAAAATTCACCAGGAGGATTAGCTTTTGGCATGATTCACGAGATGAACAAACTGTTAGATGAGTACATACATTTGCCAGAGATGGCGACAAATTGTACACAAGAAGTTTCGCCTGCAACTTCTGGATGTTTTAGCAGGGAGCCAACAAGAACACAAGACAGTGTAGGAAGCACTCATGGTCTTGATGCCGCAAGGATTGGGGTTACCATACTGGAAGGGAACAACAAGGACTTGGAGGTTAACGACTCTAACAACGCTGGTCTTTCTATGCGTCGATCAGCTACGTCTGTACCTGAAACAACATCCACAGAAAGTCAGATGACTAAGGTGTCGAGAGTGGAGAAAAAGAAGCATCAACAACGTAGAGAGAGCAAGTCCTCTCTAGCCGGCTCACGGGACTCGATCATCTTAAGGACTGCCGCTCAGATGCTAGGATTTTGTCAAGCTGGTGGAATAAAAAAGAAGCGAACAGTCCGGGTCCGCAGGATTTCATACGTTCCTATAATGAATGTTGAGATGAATAGGGCAAAAGTATTGCCACGGTTATCTCAGTCATGCCTGGAGGCCCTGTATGGAAGACCCAGTTTTAAACCTTTTACCAAGAAACGTTCACGAAGGGTACGACGTCATTACGGCAGATCAGAGGGAATTTTTCAGCCTCCGAATAATAGAAAATTCTACCATGATATTTATTATGAAGCAACAGGAAAAAGGTCACAAAACTTACGATATACGTCAACTCCATATATGGATTTCCATCGAAGAGTTGCATCAGGGCTGAAATATCTCGATTTGAACACCGAGCCTGTACATACAAATGAGATGTATCCATCTCTGACCACATCCGCTGTTGTCCCTTTTGGAGCAACAGGTAGTCTATCAAATTCTCTTGTACCATTTGGTAGTCAGATGATCTTCCCACATGAGTGGCCGTTGGATTTAGTCAAGAAGCAGCGCCCTCGAGCTAAAGTTGACTTGGATTTTGAGACAACAAGAGTTTGGAACCTCTTGATGAGGAAAGCAACTGATGAGCCTGTAGATGGGAATGATGTTGAGAAAGAGAGGTGGTGGCAACAAGAAAGAAAAGTTTTTCAAGGTCGTGCTAATTCATTTGTAGAACGCATGCGTCTAGTTCAAG GGGACAGGCACTTTTCTCCATGGAAAGGATCAGTAGTTGACTCCGTAGTAGGGGTTTTCCTCACTCAGAATGTGTCTGACCATCTTTCCAG CTCTGCGTATATGTCACTTGCTGCAAGCTTTCCTCCAAGGACAGTTAATAGCAATTGTAAGGATGGTATTATCAGTCAAGGCGATGAGGAAATAATTAGCACAGTTGCAGTAGGAGGGGTAAGAATCTTTGACTCTTTTGACAACGGTGCAAGACCAGATCTAAGAGAGAACTTTGAGGAGCTGTCAATAACCAATGACAAGATACATGTAGAAACAAAGAACAATGCTAGTGCTTATGAGTTGACTAAAGGTGAAAATTATTCCTTCTACTCCAACGAAGCAAATGAAGATTTATGCGACCACCAAGAGACAGAAGTTAACCCCAAAGCACAACAATTTCCAGATTTCTCCATCGAATTAATAACATCAGAAAGAAGCTCAAGAGCGATACAGTTCCAGAAGGATATGTCATCTTCTCAAAGTGTTATAATTTCGGAAACTATTCTTGAGTCACAATTATCGAGTTCTGGGGATAATCCTTCACCTAACAGTTCTGTTGGTAGCGTCGGTGGTGCAGCTTCTCAGCAGCTGGGAAGCAATTTCGATTCATTAGCAGGAAATGATGCCTCAACCAAGGAACTTGAATGCCAAAGAATCAAAACAACAACAGTAAATGATGATGGTGCAAGTCAGCATGGAATTCCCTCTACTTTTGAAGCATCAGATTTCCAGGAGCATGAATCACTCTCTATCACTGGTGGAACGATAGCAGAAACAGCAAACACGGTGGATGAATCTACTGTCAAATCTAGTTTTCCTTCCTATAATGGAGGACCAGATAAagaagcaagaccaaagaaaacaggAACCACAAGGAAAGAAAAAACTGAAAACTTCGATTGGGATAAACTTCGAAGACAGGCTTGTGCTGATGGCCACATGAAAGAAAGAAAGTCTGAAAGAAGAGACTCTGTTGATTGGGAAGCAGTACGGTGTGCAGATGTACGAGCAATTTCTAGCGCCATCCGGGGACGAGGAATAAACAATGTTTTGGCAGAGCGAATCCAG GAGTTCCTGAATCGAATGGTAAGAGATCATGGAACCATTGATCTGGAGTGGTTAAGAGATACCCCCCCTGACTCAGCAAA GGATTACTTGCTTAGCATACGTGGACTGGGGCTCAAAAGTGTTGAATGTGTTCGTTTGCTGACATTACATCAACTTGCCTTCCCT GTTGACACGAATGTTGGTCGCATATGTGTAAGACTGGGTTGGGTTCCTATTCAACCCCTTCCTGAATCTCTACAACTACATCTCCTCGAGCT ATATCCTGTCTTGGAGACTGTACAAAAGTACCTTTGGCCTCGTCTGTGTAAACTTGATCAAAAAACACT GTACGAGCTACATTATCATATGATCACTTTTGGAAAG GTGTTCTGTACCAAAACAAAGCCAAATTGCAATGCTTGTCCAATGAGAGGAGAATGTAGGCATTTCGCAAGTGCCTTCGCAAG TGCACGACTTGCACTTCCTGCACCTCAGGAGAAAAGCTTGGTGAATCCGAGCAATCAATTCAGTTTCCAGAGTGGTAGCATGCCCACTCCGAACTCAACTGTGTTTCCTCAGATTGACGAAAGTACCTGGGGAAAGGTTTTTCACACTAACAATTCAGAGCCGATTATTGAGGAGCCAGTAAGTCCAGCACGGGAAGAACTTCCAGAAAGTTTGGAAACTGATATTGAAGATTATGATCCAGATGAAATCCCACTAATTAAGCTTAACATGGAAGCTTTTGCTCACAACTTGGAAAATTGTATTAAAGAAAGCAATATGGATCTCCAGTCTGATGATATCGAGAAAGCACTTGTTGCTATTAGCACTGAAGCAGCTTCAATTCCTGTCCCTAAACTAAAGAACGTGAGCAGGCTTCGGACAGAACACTATGT TTACGAAATTCCAGATTCACACTCCCTTGTGCAACAG CTTGGACTAAATCAACGGGAAGACGGCGATCCAAGCCCTTACCTATTGACCATATGGATGCAAG ATGACATAAATGAAATGATCAAGGCCCCCAAACCATGTTCTGACTTTAGAAGGGAAGATGGATTTTGTAATAACGAGAAGTGTCAGCATTGTGTGCTTGAGCGGGAAAACCAATCTAGATATGTCAGAGCCACGATTCTG GTTCCATGTCGAACAGGTACGAAGGGTACTTTCCCACTGAACGGCACTTATTTTCAAGTTAATGAG GTATTTGCTGATCACAAATCTAGCTACGATCCCATATACGTTGTAAGGAAGGACTTATGGCCCTTGGAAAGACGTATGGTCTACTTTGGGACTTCGGTGCCTTCTATATTCAAAG GTCTAACAACTGAAGAAATACAGCAGTGCTTCTGGAAAG GATTTGTGTGCGTGCGGGGATTCGAGAGGGAAACCGGGGCACCAAGGCCCCTATGCCAACACCTGCATGTCGCGGCAAGCAAAGTGCCCAGACGACGTaacacagcagcagcagcagcagagcagAACTCGGATCCAGCAAAGGCATCAGCTCATGGCACCGGTAGTTCTTGA
- the LOC109746118 gene encoding protein ROS1C isoform X1 — translation MNQENAPGNTPLLPQGAMAWQNLAATAVAMSGAAEQDSGSSVWPPHNLPAPMLTGRPLPHTSTLVPALPGIAGDSEDDASIQFAPRDFLSLGRDSDFAANDMAIDPSIVLAVPVNCTSEHPPIHLQANGSDAEALRIGIQADDSQQSSSSSAAGLSDSNFKLQSTIPANTNNELASLLAEGVTDQNMQTYQQTREKLKTQSQLNDHTPLSAAAATAFKENEDAPAGKVNPRRKKHRAKVIREDKQTKKQKPAVTTPEGKPPNQKAKRSYVRKKRNLSSLENCSGPVSDQSVSRGAEDAARSRAASVRRRLQSELCEQGVLRGKSSAGNSGHHVEEKLIHAKSSFCSTATVSIAQGAHGLHVDMENSPGGLAFGMIHEMNKLLDEYIHLPEMATNCTQEVSPATSGCFSREPTRTQDSVGSTHGLDAARIGVTILEGNNKDLEVNDSNNAGLSMRRSATSVPETTSTESQMTKVSRVEKKKHQQRRESKSSLAGSRDSIILRTAAQMLGFCQAGGIKKKRTVRVRRISYVPIMNVEMNRAKVLPRLSQSCLEALYGRPSFKPFTKKRSRRVRRHYGRSEGIFQPPNNRKFYHDIYYEATGKRSQNLRYTSTPYMDFHRRVASGLKYLDLNTEPVHTNEMYPSLTTSAVVPFGATGSLSNSLVPFGSQMIFPHEWPLDLVKKQRPRAKVDLDFETTRVWNLLMRKATDEPVDGNDVEKERWWQQERKVFQGRANSFVERMRLVQGDRHFSPWKGSVVDSVVGVFLTQNVSDHLSSSAYMSLAASFPPRTVNSNCKDGIISQGDEEIISTVAVGGVRIFDSFDNGARPDLRENFEELSITNDKIHVETKNNASAYELTKGENYSFYSNEANEDLCDHQETEVNPKAQQFPDFSIELITSERSSRAIQFQKDMSSSQSVIISETILESQLSSSGDNPSPNSSVGSVGGAASQQLGSNFDSLAGNDASTKELECQRIKTTTVNDDGASQHGIPSTFEASDFQEHESLSITGGTIAETANTVDESTVKSSFPSYNGGPDKEARPKKTGTTRKEKTENFDWDKLRRQACADGHMKERKSERRDSVDWEAVRCADVRAISSAIRGRGINNVLAERIQEFLNRMVRDHGTIDLEWLRDTPPDSAKDYLLSIRGLGLKSVECVRLLTLHQLAFPVDTNVGRICVRLGWVPIQPLPESLQLHLLELYPVLETVQKYLWPRLCKLDQKTLYELHYHMITFGKVFCTKTKPNCNACPMRGECRHFASAFASARLALPAPQEKSLVNPSNQFSFQSGSMPTPNSTVFPQIDESTWGKVFHTNNSEPIIEEPVSPAREELPESLETDIEDYDPDEIPLIKLNMEAFAHNLENCIKESNMDLQSDDIEKALVAISTEAASIPVPKLKNVSRLRTEHYVYEIPDSHSLVQQLGLNQREDGDPSPYLLTIWMQDDINEMIKAPKPCSDFRREDGFCNNEKCQHCVLERENQSRYVRATILVPCRTGTKGTFPLNGTYFQVNEVFADHKSSYDPIYVVRKDLWPLERRMVYFGTSVPSIFKGLTTEEIQQCFWKGFVCVRGFERETGAPRPLCQHLHVAASKVPRRRNTAAAAAEQNSDPAKASAHGTGSS, via the exons ATGAACCAAGAAAACGCTCCTGGCAACACGCCATTGCTCCCGCAGGGCGCCATGGCCTGGCAAAATCTTGCTGCCACAGCCGTAGCGATGAGCGGCGCCGCCGAGCAAGACAGTGGCTCCTCCGTCTGGCCGCCCCATAACCTGCCTGCACCAATGCTGACCGGAAGGCCACTACCTCATACGTCCACTCTAGTTCCTGCCCTGCCCGGCATCGCAGGAG ATTCTGAAGATGATGCTTCTATTCAGTTTGCTCCAAGGGATTTCTTGTCACTTGGAAGGGACTCGGATTTTGCTGCCAATGATATGGCCATAGATCCTTCAATAGTACTAGCAGTTCCAGTTAATTGCACTTCTGAACATCCACCAATACATCTTCAGGCAAATGGTTCAGATGCAGAAGCACTCAGAATTGGAATCCAAGCAGATGATAGTCAACAatcgtcatcatcatcagcaGCAGGTCTATCTGATAGCAATTTTAAATTACAATCAACTATTCCTGCAAATACTAATAATGAATTGGCTTCACTGCTTGCTGAAGGTGTAACTGATCAGAACATGCAAACTTATCAGCAGACACGAGAAAAGCTCAAGACACAAAGCCAACTGAATGATCACACACCTctgtcagcagcagcagcaactgCATTCAAGGAAAATGAGGATGCCCCTGCAGGAAAAGTGAATCCCCGGAGGAAGAAACATAGAGCCAAGGTAATACGTGAAGACAAGCAAACCAAGAAGCAAAAGCCTGCTGTTACAACACCAGAAGGAAAACCACCAAATCAGAAAGCCAAGAGAAGTTATGTCCGGAAGAAAAGAAATCTCAGCTCTCTGGAGAATTGCTCGGGACCTGTTAGTGACCAATCAGTCTCTAGGGGAGCAGAAGATGCTGCTAGAAGCAGAGCTGCATCAGTCCGAAGAAGGTTGCAGTCCGAACTTTGTGAACAGGGAGTGCTGAGAGGCAAATCATCAGCTGGCAACTCAGGCCACCACGTTGAGGAAAAACTCATTCATGCTAAAAGCTCTTTCTGTTCGACCGCCACTGTATCAATTGCGCAGGGTGCACATGGACTGCACGTGGACATGGAAAATTCACCAGGAGGATTAGCTTTTGGCATGATTCACGAGATGAACAAACTGTTAGATGAGTACATACATTTGCCAGAGATGGCGACAAATTGTACACAAGAAGTTTCGCCTGCAACTTCTGGATGTTTTAGCAGGGAGCCAACAAGAACACAAGACAGTGTAGGAAGCACTCATGGTCTTGATGCCGCAAGGATTGGGGTTACCATACTGGAAGGGAACAACAAGGACTTGGAGGTTAACGACTCTAACAACGCTGGTCTTTCTATGCGTCGATCAGCTACGTCTGTACCTGAAACAACATCCACAGAAAGTCAGATGACTAAGGTGTCGAGAGTGGAGAAAAAGAAGCATCAACAACGTAGAGAGAGCAAGTCCTCTCTAGCCGGCTCACGGGACTCGATCATCTTAAGGACTGCCGCTCAGATGCTAGGATTTTGTCAAGCTGGTGGAATAAAAAAGAAGCGAACAGTCCGGGTCCGCAGGATTTCATACGTTCCTATAATGAATGTTGAGATGAATAGGGCAAAAGTATTGCCACGGTTATCTCAGTCATGCCTGGAGGCCCTGTATGGAAGACCCAGTTTTAAACCTTTTACCAAGAAACGTTCACGAAGGGTACGACGTCATTACGGCAGATCAGAGGGAATTTTTCAGCCTCCGAATAATAGAAAATTCTACCATGATATTTATTATGAAGCAACAGGAAAAAGGTCACAAAACTTACGATATACGTCAACTCCATATATGGATTTCCATCGAAGAGTTGCATCAGGGCTGAAATATCTCGATTTGAACACCGAGCCTGTACATACAAATGAGATGTATCCATCTCTGACCACATCCGCTGTTGTCCCTTTTGGAGCAACAGGTAGTCTATCAAATTCTCTTGTACCATTTGGTAGTCAGATGATCTTCCCACATGAGTGGCCGTTGGATTTAGTCAAGAAGCAGCGCCCTCGAGCTAAAGTTGACTTGGATTTTGAGACAACAAGAGTTTGGAACCTCTTGATGAGGAAAGCAACTGATGAGCCTGTAGATGGGAATGATGTTGAGAAAGAGAGGTGGTGGCAACAAGAAAGAAAAGTTTTTCAAGGTCGTGCTAATTCATTTGTAGAACGCATGCGTCTAGTTCAAG GGGACAGGCACTTTTCTCCATGGAAAGGATCAGTAGTTGACTCCGTAGTAGGGGTTTTCCTCACTCAGAATGTGTCTGACCATCTTTCCAG CTCTGCGTATATGTCACTTGCTGCAAGCTTTCCTCCAAGGACAGTTAATAGCAATTGTAAGGATGGTATTATCAGTCAAGGCGATGAGGAAATAATTAGCACAGTTGCAGTAGGAGGGGTAAGAATCTTTGACTCTTTTGACAACGGTGCAAGACCAGATCTAAGAGAGAACTTTGAGGAGCTGTCAATAACCAATGACAAGATACATGTAGAAACAAAGAACAATGCTAGTGCTTATGAGTTGACTAAAGGTGAAAATTATTCCTTCTACTCCAACGAAGCAAATGAAGATTTATGCGACCACCAAGAGACAGAAGTTAACCCCAAAGCACAACAATTTCCAGATTTCTCCATCGAATTAATAACATCAGAAAGAAGCTCAAGAGCGATACAGTTCCAGAAGGATATGTCATCTTCTCAAAGTGTTATAATTTCGGAAACTATTCTTGAGTCACAATTATCGAGTTCTGGGGATAATCCTTCACCTAACAGTTCTGTTGGTAGCGTCGGTGGTGCAGCTTCTCAGCAGCTGGGAAGCAATTTCGATTCATTAGCAGGAAATGATGCCTCAACCAAGGAACTTGAATGCCAAAGAATCAAAACAACAACAGTAAATGATGATGGTGCAAGTCAGCATGGAATTCCCTCTACTTTTGAAGCATCAGATTTCCAGGAGCATGAATCACTCTCTATCACTGGTGGAACGATAGCAGAAACAGCAAACACGGTGGATGAATCTACTGTCAAATCTAGTTTTCCTTCCTATAATGGAGGACCAGATAAagaagcaagaccaaagaaaacaggAACCACAAGGAAAGAAAAAACTGAAAACTTCGATTGGGATAAACTTCGAAGACAGGCTTGTGCTGATGGCCACATGAAAGAAAGAAAGTCTGAAAGAAGAGACTCTGTTGATTGGGAAGCAGTACGGTGTGCAGATGTACGAGCAATTTCTAGCGCCATCCGGGGACGAGGAATAAACAATGTTTTGGCAGAGCGAATCCAG GAGTTCCTGAATCGAATGGTAAGAGATCATGGAACCATTGATCTGGAGTGGTTAAGAGATACCCCCCCTGACTCAGCAAA GGATTACTTGCTTAGCATACGTGGACTGGGGCTCAAAAGTGTTGAATGTGTTCGTTTGCTGACATTACATCAACTTGCCTTCCCT GTTGACACGAATGTTGGTCGCATATGTGTAAGACTGGGTTGGGTTCCTATTCAACCCCTTCCTGAATCTCTACAACTACATCTCCTCGAGCT ATATCCTGTCTTGGAGACTGTACAAAAGTACCTTTGGCCTCGTCTGTGTAAACTTGATCAAAAAACACT GTACGAGCTACATTATCATATGATCACTTTTGGAAAG GTGTTCTGTACCAAAACAAAGCCAAATTGCAATGCTTGTCCAATGAGAGGAGAATGTAGGCATTTCGCAAGTGCCTTCGCAAG TGCACGACTTGCACTTCCTGCACCTCAGGAGAAAAGCTTGGTGAATCCGAGCAATCAATTCAGTTTCCAGAGTGGTAGCATGCCCACTCCGAACTCAACTGTGTTTCCTCAGATTGACGAAAGTACCTGGGGAAAGGTTTTTCACACTAACAATTCAGAGCCGATTATTGAGGAGCCAGTAAGTCCAGCACGGGAAGAACTTCCAGAAAGTTTGGAAACTGATATTGAAGATTATGATCCAGATGAAATCCCACTAATTAAGCTTAACATGGAAGCTTTTGCTCACAACTTGGAAAATTGTATTAAAGAAAGCAATATGGATCTCCAGTCTGATGATATCGAGAAAGCACTTGTTGCTATTAGCACTGAAGCAGCTTCAATTCCTGTCCCTAAACTAAAGAACGTGAGCAGGCTTCGGACAGAACACTATGT TTACGAAATTCCAGATTCACACTCCCTTGTGCAACAG CTTGGACTAAATCAACGGGAAGACGGCGATCCAAGCCCTTACCTATTGACCATATGGATGCAAG ATGACATAAATGAAATGATCAAGGCCCCCAAACCATGTTCTGACTTTAGAAGGGAAGATGGATTTTGTAATAACGAGAAGTGTCAGCATTGTGTGCTTGAGCGGGAAAACCAATCTAGATATGTCAGAGCCACGATTCTG GTTCCATGTCGAACAGGTACGAAGGGTACTTTCCCACTGAACGGCACTTATTTTCAAGTTAATGAG GTATTTGCTGATCACAAATCTAGCTACGATCCCATATACGTTGTAAGGAAGGACTTATGGCCCTTGGAAAGACGTATGGTCTACTTTGGGACTTCGGTGCCTTCTATATTCAAAG GTCTAACAACTGAAGAAATACAGCAGTGCTTCTGGAAAG GATTTGTGTGCGTGCGGGGATTCGAGAGGGAAACCGGGGCACCAAGGCCCCTATGCCAACACCTGCATGTCGCGGCAAGCAAAGTGCCCAGACGACGTaacacagcagcagcagcagcagagcagAACTCGGATCCAGCAAAGGCATCAGCTCATGGCACCGGTAGTTCTTGA